In one window of Brassica rapa cultivar Chiifu-401-42 chromosome A07, CAAS_Brap_v3.01, whole genome shotgun sequence DNA:
- the LOC108869124 gene encoding uncharacterized protein LOC108869124, with amino-acid sequence MAATVVLSCSSSTKVRTWKRYSKQIKEQRARLYIIWKCAVFLLSSHD; translated from the coding sequence ATGGCAGCGACGGTTGTGTTGAGCTGCAGCAGCAGTACGAAGGTTAGAACATGGAAAAGGTATTCGAAGCAGATAAAGGAGCAAAGGGCTCGTCTGTACATCATCTGGAAATGTGCAGTCTTTCTTCTCTCCTCCCATGATTGA
- the LOC103830387 gene encoding histidine-rich glycoprotein-like — protein sequence METLFLVAVLLLALSSSSFTRGQRIIQIPPPRPLCASQYALANYACSRLPMNTVPLPSPISPPPPPIFPPPPHHDHDHDDDHDHDHDDDDDDHDHDDDDHDHDDHDHDHDHDDHDHDHDDHDHNDHDHNRDHDHDHDHDHDDDDHHDNNHNHRRHRRRHHHHHHHHHSHRHTEETYAQQECCKWLKQMDNECVCDLLVRLPPLLAKPAHNYTVFVDESCIVTYTCGGRLMS from the coding sequence ATGGAAACTCTTTTTCTTGTAGCTGTTCTCCTTCTGGctctctcctcttcctctttcACACGAGGGCAAAGAATCATACAGATTCCACCACCACGTCCGTTATGCGCCTCTCAATACGCCCTGGCTAACTACGCCTGCTCACGTCTCCCAATGAACACTGTCCCACTTCCTTCCCCCATttcccctcctcctcctcccatctttcctcctcctcctcaccatgatcatgaccaCGACGATGACCACGACCACGAccatgacgatgatgatgatgatcacgACCACGATGACGATGACCACGACCATGATGACCATGACCACGATCACGACCATGATGACCATGACCACGATCACGATGACCATGATCACAATGACCATGACCACAACCGTGATCATGATCACGATCATGATCACGATCACGATGATGACGACCACCACGACAACAACCATAACCACCGTCGCCACCGCCgtcgccaccaccaccaccatcatcatcatcacagtCACAGACACACAGAAGAGACGTATGCTCAACAAGAGTGCTGCAAGTGGCTTAAGCAAATGGACAACGAGTGCGTGTGCGACCTTCTGGTTAGGCTTCCGCCATTGCTAGCAAAACCTGCGCATAACTATACAGTGTTTGTGGATGAGTCGTGCATCGTCACTTACACCTGTGGAGGCAGACTTATGAGCTGA
- the LOC103830388 gene encoding 2-methyl-6-phytyl-1,4-hydroquinone methyltransferase, chloroplastic: MASLMLNGAITFPKGLGFPASNLHARPSPPLSLVSNTATRRLSVATRCSSSSSVSASRPSAQPRFIQHKKEAYWFYRFLSIVYDHIINPGHWTEDMRDDALEPADLSHPDMRVVDVGGGTGFTTLGIVKTVKAKNVTILDQSPHQLAKAKQKEPLKECKIVEGDAEDLPFPTDYADRYVSAGSIEYWPDPQRGIREAYRVLKIGGKACLIGPVHPTFWLSRFFADVWMLFPKEEEYIEWFKNAGFKDVQLKRIGPKWYRGVRRHGLIMGCSVTGVKPASGDSPLQLGPKEEDVEKPVNNPFSFLGRFLLGTLAAAWFVLIPIYMWIKDQIVPKDQPI; the protein is encoded by the exons ATGGCTTCTCTCATGCTCAACGGGGCCATCACCTTCCCCAAGGGATTAGGCTTCCCCGCTTCCAATCTACACGCCAGACCAAGTCCTCCGCTGAGTCTCGTCTCAAACACAGCCACGCGGAGACTCTCTGTGGCGACAAgatgcagcagcagcagcagcgtGTCGGCGTCAAGGCCATCTGCGCAGCCTAGGTTCATCCAGCACAAGAAGGAGGCCTACTGGTTCTACAGGTTCCTGTCCATCGTGTACGACCACATCATCAATCCCGGCCACTGGACGGAGGATATGAGGGACGACGCTCTCGAGCCTGCGGATCTGAGCCATCCGGACATGCGAGTTGTCGACGTCGGAGGCGGAACGGGTTTCACCACGCTGGGAATCGTCAAGACGGTGAAGGCCAAGAACGTGACGATTCTGGACCAGTCGCCGCATCAGCTGGCAAAGGCGAAGCAGAAGGAGCCGTTGAAGGAGTGCAAGATCGTGGAAGGAGATGCGGAGGATCTCCCTTTTCCTACTGATTATGCTGACAGATACGTCTCTGCTGGAag CATTGAGTACTGGCCCGACCCGCAGAGGGGTATAAGGGAAGCGTACAGAGTTCTCAAGATCGGTGGGAAAGCATGTCTCATTGGCCCTGTCCACCCGACGTTTTGGCTTTCACGCTTCTTTGCAGATGTGTGGATGCTTTTCCCCAAGGAGGAGGAGTACATTGAGTGGTTCAAGAATGCTGGTTTCAAGGACGTTCAGCTTAAGAGGATTGGCCCCAAGTGGTACCGTGGTGTTCGCAGGCACGGACTTATCATGGGATGCTCTGTTACTGGTGTCAAACCTGCCTCTGGAGACTCTCCTCTCCAG CTTGGACCAAAGGAAGAGGACGTGGAGAAGCCTGTAAACAATCCTTTCTCCTTCTTGGGACGCTTCCTCTTGGGTACCCTAGCGGCTGCCTGGTTTGTGTTAATCCCAATCTACATGTGGATCAAGGATCAGATCGTTCCCAAAGACCAACCCATCTGA
- the LOC103830389 gene encoding protein transport protein SEC31 homolog B translates to MACIKGVDRSASVALAPDAPYMAAGTMAGAVDLSFSSSASLEIFKLDFQSDDRDLPLVGEIPCSERFHRLAWGRNGSGSDEFSLGLIAGGLGDGNIDLWNPLSLTSPQSSVNALVGHLSVHKGPVRGLEFNAITPNLLASGADDGEICIWDLTKPSEPSHFPLLKGSGSSTQGEISFISWNRKVQQILASTSYNGTTVIWDLRKQKPLINFADSVRRRCSVLQWNPDIATQIMVASDDDSSPTLKLWDMRNTMSPVREFTGHQKGVIAMEWCPSDSSYLLTCAKDNRTICWDTNTGEIVAELPAGNNWNFDVHWYPKIPGVISASSFDGKIGIYNIEGCSRYGAEDSTFGTAYLKAPKWYKRPVGASFGFGGKLVSFQSKAPPKGASCIPSEVFLHSLVTEQSLVSRTSEFEAAIENGDKTSLRGLCEKKSEETESKEEKETWGLLKMMFDEEGTTRTKLISHLGFSLPSVEQDQTVNGLSSDLNGIELEDTAVHAREPEESNEAAAFAMDNGEDFFNNFPAKPDTPVSTSATDFIPPDTDFAAKEEETQEMPEEEEDESSDRVFDDAIQRALVVGDYKEAVDQCISANKMADALVIAHVGGTALWESTREKYLKMSSAPFMKVVSAMVNNDLTSLVHTRSHKYWKETLALLCTFAQGEQWTSLCDVLASKLMAAGNTLAAVLCYICAGNVDRTVEIWSRSLANERDGRSYAELLQDLMEKTLVLALATDNKKFSASLCKLFESYAEILASQGLLSTAMKYLKVLDSGGLSPELSILRDRISLSAEPEPSTVASGNIQLQSTMPYTQEPTQAQPNVLSNPYDNQYQQPYTNSYGGYGPTAVNPPMQQATMFMPHQAQPTPQPSYPPAPASNAQPSMRSTFVPSSLPALKNANQYQQPTIASHSFTGPSNNAYPVPPGPGSYVPSAPSQVGQYSNPMMSQVAAPGAGPIGFTPMPTPGVAPRSVIGSVQPASPPAPQAAPAPAAPPPTVQTADTSNVAAHQKPVVATLTRLFNETSEALGGARANPPKKREIEDNSKKLGALFVRLNSGEMGKSAADKLGQLCQALDNHDFSTALQIQVLLTNSEWDECNFWLSALKRMIKTRQNVR, encoded by the exons ATGGCTTGCATCAAGGGGGTGGACAGATCCGCCTCCGTCGCGCTGGCTCCCGACGCTCCTTACATGGCAGCCGGAACCATGGCGGGAGCCGTGGATCTATCCTTTAGCTCTTCCGCCAGTCTCGAGATCTTCAAGCTCGATTTTCAGTCAGACGATCGCGATTTGCCGCTGGTTGGGGAGATCCCGTGCTCGGAGCGATTCCATAGACTCGCGTGGGGAAGAAACGGATCTGGATCCGATGAGTTCTCCCTCGGTCTCATTGCCGGCGGCCTCGGCGATGGAAACATAGATCTGTGGAATCCGCTCTCTTTAACCAG TCCCCAGTCCAGTGTAAATGCACTCGTTGGACATCTTTCAGTTCACAAAGGCCCC GTTCGTGGTCTTGAGTTTAATGCAATCACCCCAAATCTACTTGCCTCTGGGGCGGATGATGGTGAAATTTGCATTTGGGATCTAACTAAGCCTTCTGAGCCTTCTCATTTTCCCCTTCTCAAG GGAAGTGGTTCTTCCACGCAAGGTGAAATCTCCTTTATATCGTGGAATAGAAAAGTTCAGCAGATATTAGCATCTACCTCCTACAATGGGACTACAG taaTATGGGACTTGAGGAAGCAGAAGCCTTTAATTAA CTTTGCAGATTCCGTTCGACGCCGGTGCTCTGTTTTGCAATGGAACCCTGACATTGCTACTCAGATCATGGTTGCGTCAGATGACGACAGTTCACCTACTCTGAAG CTCTGGGATATGAGAAATACAATGTCACCTGTGCGCGAGTTTACTGGACACCAAAAAG GTGTGATTGCGATGGAATGGTGTCCAAGTGATAGCTCATATCTTCTTACCTGTGCTAAGGACAACCGAACTATTTGCTGGGACACTAATACAGGAGAG ATTGTGGCTGAGTTACCTGCTGGCAACAATTGGAACTTTGATGTTCATTGGTACCCAAAGATACCTGGAGTTATATCAGCATCTTCATTTGATGGGAAAATTGGCATCTACAACATCGAG GGTTGCAGTCGCTATGGTGCTGAAGACAGTACTTTTGGTACTG CTTATTTAAAAGCACCGAAATGGTATAAGCGCCCGGTTGGTGCATCTTTTGGATTTGGGGGAAAGCTAGTATCGTTTCAGTCGAAGGCCCCTCCGAAGGGTGCCTCATGCATTCCGTCTGAG GTTTTTTTGCACAGCCTGGTAACAGAACAGAGTTTAGTGAGTCGTACTTCTGAATTTGAAGCTGCCATAGAAAATGGAGATAAGACTTCTCTAAGGGGTTTGTGTGAGAAGAAATCTGAAGAGACTGA ATccaaagaagagaaagagacatGGGGCTTGCTGAAAATGATGTTTGATGAGGAAGGAACTACAAGGACAAAGTTGATCAGCCATCTTGGCTTTAGTTTGCCTTCTGTAGAACAGGATCAGACTGTAAATGGGCTCTCTTCAGATCTGAATGGCATCGAATTAGAGGATACTGCAGTGCATGCACGGGAGCCTGAGGAAAGTAACGAGGCAGCTGCATTTGCTATGGACAATGGAGAAGACTTCTTTAACAACTTTCCTGCTAAACCGGATACACCCGTATCTACCTCCGCCACAGATTTTATACCTCCTGACACAGATTTTGctgccaaagaagaagaaactcaagaaatgccagaagaagaagaagatgaaagttCTGACCGTGTATTTGATGATGCCATCCAGCGTGCTTTGGTTGTTGGAGACTACAAGGAAGCGGTGGATCAGTGTATATCTGCAAATAAGATGGCTGATGCTTTAGTTATTGCTCATGTTGGTGGTACAGCGTTGTGGGAGAGTACTCGTGAGAAATATTTGAAGATGAGCAGTGCACCTTTCATGAAG GTTGTTTCTGCAATGGTGAACAACGATCTCACCAGCCTTGTCCATACAAGGTCACACAAGTACTGGAAAGAAACTCTTGCTCTCCTATGTACT TTTGCACAAGGAGAACAATGGACCAGCCTGTGCGATGTCCTTGCCTCAAAGTTGATGGCTGCTGGTAACACTTTGGCTGCAGTTCTGTGCTACATTTGCGCAGGCAATGTCGACAGAACAGTAGAAATTTGGTCGAGGAGCCTTGCAAATGAGCGTGATGGAAGATCTTATGCCGAGCTTCTTCAA GATCTTATGGAGAAGACTCTTGTCCTTGCTTTGGCAACTGACAACAAAAAGTTCAGCGCATCTCTGTGTAAACTCTTTGAGAGTTATGCGGAGATATTGGCCAGCCAAGGGCTTCTTTCAACGGCAATGAAGTACTTAAAAGTTCTGGATTCTGGTGGCTTGTCACCTGAACTTTCTATATTACGTGATCGCATTTCTCTTTCTGCAGAACCTG AGCCAAGCACTGTAGCTTCAGGCAACATTCAGCTTCAAAGCACCATGCCATATACCCAG GAGCCAACTCAGGCGCAACCAAACGTCCTTAGTAACCCATATGATAATCAGTATCAACAACCATACACTAATTCTTATGGCGGATATGGCCCCACAGCTGTAAATCCACCCATGCAGCAAGCAACCATGTTTATGCCTCACCAAGCTCAGCCAACTCCGCAG CCATCTTATCCTCCGGCTCCTGCAAGCAATGCTCAGCCATCCATGAGATCTACTTTTGTTCCTTCAAGTCTTCCTGCACTGAAGAATGCAAACCAATATCAGCAGCCAACCATTGCTTCCCATTCATTCACC GGACCATCTAACAATGCATACCCTGTTCCCCCCGGTCCTGGTTCATATGTACCTTCTGCCCCTTCACAAGTTGGGCAATATTCTAACCCCATGATGTCCCAAGTCGCTGCTCCAGGAGCTGGACCCATAGGATTCACGCCTATGCCAACTCCAGGAGTTGCTCCAAGATCTGTAATAGGTTCTGTGCAACCAGCAAGTCCTCCAGCACCGCAGGCAGCCCCTGCGCCTGCAGCTCCGCCACCAACTGTTCAGACTGCAGATACTTCCAACGTCGCAG CGCACCAGAAACCTGTGGTAGCAACGTTGACAAGGCTTTTCAATGAGACATCGGAAGCACTGGGAGGCGCACGTGCAAATCCTCCTAAGAAGCGTGAGATAGAAGACAACTCAAAAAAATTAGGGGCTTTATTTGTGAGACTCAATAGCGGAGAGATGGGCAAGAGTGCCGCAGACAAACTCGGACAGCTCTGCCAAGCTCTGGACAACCATGACTTCAGTACCGCCCTTCAGATACAG GTACTTCTGACGAACAGCGAATGGGATGAGTGCAACTTCTGGCTGTCGGCATTAAAGAGGATGATCAAGACCAGGCAAAATGTGCGGTGA
- the LOC103830390 gene encoding lipoxygenase 2, chloroplastic — MGEDGKRSRSEKKKMFCKESSSGLQTLSIAKSLSSPFHKPSPLINPIWTGRRDKLCRPRNLGGRCKVTASQSNSEPKGNIMKEKVKKIKVKGYIQAEEGTVLEGLRWSRGLDDISDIAGRSLLVELISAETDNRTLMEKDPVEDYAQRVWFDGESPDEKYECEFNMPEDFGTVGAIRIQNQHHRDIFIKEMELELPSGSVTFSCHSWVAPKSVDPAKRIFFSSKSYIPSATPEPLKKLRKEELETLQGNNRKKVGEFEKHERVYDYDVYNDVGDPDKNDELARPVIGGLSHPYPRRCKTGRKSSKKDPSTEKREGDFYVPRDEEFSTTKGTAFTGKAILAALPSVFTQLESILLDPKSPFPHFKSIEDLFDVGINLPKDAGLLPMLPKLIKVLSEAQDDLLQFDPPILLNKDRFSWIRDDEFARQTLAGLNPYCIQLVTEWPLQSKLDPAVYGDPNSLITWEIVEKEIRGVMSVDEALKNKRLFMLDYHDLLLPYVNKVRELDDTMLYASRTLFFLSDDSTLRPVAIELTRPPDVNRPQWKQVFTPGYDATSCWLWKLAKTHVVAHDAGYHQLISHWLRTHCCMEPYIIAANRQLSAMHPIYRLLHPHFRYTMEINARARQSLVNAGGIIETCFWPGKYSLELSSDVYGKLWRFDKEGLPADLINRGLAVEDEKAEHGVRLTIPDYPFANDGLMLWDALKEWITDYVNHYYPDAGLITSDEELQAWWSEVKNIGHGDKKDEPWWPELKTQDDLIGVATTIAWVASGHHAAVNFGQYGYGGYFPNRPTTTRRRMPVEEPTEEELKEFYEEPEKVLLKTFPSQKQATQVMVTLDLLSTHSPDEEYLGEEPEASWIDEPVIFAAYERFKGRLQYLEGVIDERNVNVSLKNRAGAGVVKYELLKPISEPGCTGMGVPYSVSI; from the exons ATGGGAGAAGATGGTAAGCGAAGTAGAagcgaaaagaaaaaaatgttttgtaaaGAGTCGTCGTCGGGTCTCCAGACCCTGAGCATAGCAAAGAGCCTCAGCTCTCCGTTCCATAAACCATCACCACTCATCAACCCCATTTGGACAGGACGTCGAGACAAGCTGTGTCGTCCCCGAAACCTCGGTGGACGATGTAAGGTCACGGCATCACAGTCAAATAGTGAACCGAAAGGTAACATAATGaaagaaaaagttaaaaaaatcaaagtaaagGGATATATACAGGCCGAAGAAGGGACGGTGCTGGAGGGCCTACGTTGGTCGAGAGGTCTCGATGACATTTCAGATATTGCCGGCAGATCACTGCTCGTTGAGCTTATTTCCGCCGAGACTGACAACC GGACGCTGATGGAGAAGGATCCGGTAGAAGACTATGCACAACGTGTATGGTTCGATGGCGAATCCCCTGATGAGAAGTACGAGTGCGAGTTTAACATGCCTGAAGACTTTGGAACCGTGGGAGCTATAAGGATACAAAACCAGCACCATCGAGACATATTCATCAAGGAGATGGAGCTTGAGTTACCCAGCGGGTCCGTTACGTTTTCATGCCACTCATGGGTGGCCCCCAAGTCCGTTGACCCAGCCAAGAGGATATTCTTCTCCAGCAAGTCCTACATACCTTCCGCAACCCCAGAGCCCCTTAAGAAGCTGCGGAAGGAGGAGCTGGAGACCTTGCAAGGCAACAACCGCAAGAAGGTTGGTGAATTCGAGAAACACGAACGCGTTTATGACTATGACGTGTACAACGATGTGGGTGACCCTGACAAAAATGACGAACTCGCCCGTCCTGTCATTGGAGGCCTCTCTCATCCGTACCCGAGACGGTGCAAGACTGGTCGCAAATCCAGCAAAAAAGACCCCTCCACGGAGAAACGCGAAGGGGACTTCTATGTCCCTAGAGACGAGGAGTTCTCCACAACCAAGGGAACGGCATTCACAGGCAAGGCCATCTTGGCAGCTCTTCCATCCGTGTTCACACAGCTCGAGTCTATTCTGCTGGATCCCAAATCTCCCTTCCCACACTTCAAGTCAATAGAAGATCTCTTTGACGTTGGCATCAATCTTCCCAAGGATGCTGGCCTTTTACCTATGCTCCCCAAACTTATTAAAGTTCTTTCTGAAGCTCAAGATGATCTTCTCCAGTTTGATCCCCCTATTCTTCTTAACA AGGATAGATTTTCATGGATCCGAGACGACGAATTTGCTCGCCAGACACTTGCAGGCCTTAACCCCTATTGCATTCAGCTAGTTACG GAGTGGCCGTTGCAAAGCAAACTAGACCCTGCGGTTTATGGTGATCCCAACTCACTCATTACTTGGGAAATTGTGGAAAAGGAAATTAGAGGAGTCATGTCAGTTGATGAG GCTCTAAAGAATAAGAGATTGTTCATGTTGGATTATCACGACTTGCTACTACCGTATGTGAACAAAGTGAGGGAGTTGGATGACACCATGTTATATGCTTCTCGAACACTATTCTTCCTCAGCGATGATAGCACACTAAGACCTGTTGCCATTGAGTTGACTCGTCCCCCAGATGTCAACAGGCCCCAATGGAAGCAGGTCTTCACGCCAGGTTATGATGCTACCTCCTGCTGGCTATGGAAACTTGCTAAGACTCACGTTGTTGCTCATGACGCCGGTTATCATCAGCTTATTTCCCACTG GCTGAGGACTCATTGCTGTATGGAGCCATACATAATAGCGGCAAACAGACAATTAAGTGCCATGCATCCTATCTATAGGCTTTTGCATCCCCACTTCCGCTACACCATGGAGATCAACGCTCGTGCACGCCAAAGTCTCGTCAACGCAGGTGGAATCATTGAGACTTGTTTCTGGCCAGGCAAGTATTCCTTAGAGCTAAGTTCAGATGTCTATGGTAAACTATGGAGGTTCGACAAGGAAGGTTTACCTGCAGACCTCATCAACAG GGGGCTGGCTGTGGAAGATGAGAAGGCGGAACATGGGGTGCGACTGACGATACCAGACTACCCATTCGCGAATGACGGTCTAATGCTGTGGGATGCACTAAAGGAATGGATCACAGACTATGTGAATCACTATTATCCAGATGCAGGACTGATCACGTCGGATGAGGAACTCCAAGCATGGTGGAGTGAAGTGAAGAACATAGGGCATGGAGACAAAAAAGACGAACCATGGTGGCCTGAGCTCAAAACACAAGATGACTTGATTGGCGTGGCGACTACGATTGCGTGGGTGGCTTCAGGTCACCATGCAGCTGTAAACTTTGGACAGTACGGGTACGGAGGGTACTTCCCCAACCGACCAACCACAACAAGGAGAAGAATGCCAGTGGAAGAGCCTACAGAGGAAGAGCTAAAAGAGTTCTACGAGGAGCCAGAGAAGGTGTTGCTGAAGACATTCCCGTCGCAGAAGCAGGCGACGCAAGTGATGGTGACTCTGGATCTACTATCGACCCATTCACCAGACGAAGAGTACTTGGGAGAAGAGCCAGAAGCATCTTGGATCGATGAACCTGTCATCTTTGCTGCATATGAACGATTCAAGGGCAGGCTCCAATATCTAGAAGGAGTGATAGATGAGAGGAACGTGAATGTTTCTCTAAAGAACAGAGCTGGCGCAGGTGTTGTCAAGTACGAGCTTTTGAAGCCCATCTCTGAGCCCGGTTGTACCGGAATGGGTGTTCCCTACAGTGTCTCTATCTAA